A region of Hippoglossus stenolepis isolate QCI-W04-F060 chromosome 7, HSTE1.2, whole genome shotgun sequence DNA encodes the following proteins:
- the stc2a gene encoding stanniocalcin-2a, producing MLVKLAVALLVLLVLEQVVGSDNTDIHDSPPEKPVSQKGRLSLQNTAEIQHCLVSAGDVGCGVFECFENNSCEIRGLQEICMTFLHNAGKFDSQGKSFIKDALKCMAHGLRHKFSCISRKCVSIKEMVFQLQRECYIKHNLCSAAKENVAVMVEMIHFQDLFPKGPYVELVNILLSCGEEVKEALTRSVRLQCEQNWGALCDSLSLCSSLAPSPAGSPVEHHHRRPLPSHPEPEHPRPPRQGDKDKAGKAGFNAHPRNRSQGPRRQSPEAGVMADQEDPEATDIRR from the exons ATGTTGGTGAAACTGGCCGTGGCTCTGCTGGTTCTGTTAGTGTTGGAGCAAGTGGTGGGATCGGATAATACTGATATACACGACAGTCCCCCGGAGAAGCCTGTGAGCCAGAAAGGACGACTCTCCCTGCAGAACACAG CTGAGATCCAGCACTGCCTGGTGAGTGCAGGGGATGTCGGTTGTGGTGTGTTTGAGTGCTTTGAGAATAACTCCTGCGAGATACGAGGGCTACAGGAAATCTGCATGACGTTCCTGCACAACGCTGGCAAATTTGACTCTCAG gggAAGTCCTTCATCAAGGATGCTCTGAAGTGTATGGCCCACGGTCTACGGCACAAGTTCAGCTGTatcagcaggaagtgtgtgtccATTAAGGAGATGGTGTTCCAGCTCCAGAGAGAATGCTACATCAAACACAACCTGTGCTCTGCCGCCAAGGAGAATGTGGCCGTCATGGTGGAGATGATCCACTTCCAAGATCTCTTCCCTAAAGG TCCATATGTGGAGCTGGTGAATATTCTCCTGAGCTGCGgcgaggaggtgaaggaggcaCTGACACGGAGCGTCCGGCTACAGTGCGAGCAGAACTGGGGGGCTCTGTGCGACAGCCTGAGCCTGTGCTCCTCCCTCGCACCGTCTCCCGCTGGCTCCCCCGTGGagcaccaccaccgccgccctCTGCCCTCCCACCCCGAGCCAGAGCACCCTCGGCCCCCGCGGCAAGGCGACAAAGACAAAGCCGGTAAGGCGGGCTTCAACGCTCACCCACGCAATCGCAGTCAGGGACCACGCCGCCAGAGTCCAGAAGCTGGAGTGATGGCTGACCAGGAAGACCCCGAGGCCACCGACATCCGGAGGTGA